Proteins encoded together in one Ipomoea triloba cultivar NCNSP0323 chromosome 4, ASM357664v1 window:
- the LOC116016332 gene encoding protein NETWORKED 1B-like, which translates to MASLLHSESRRLYSWWWDSHVPKNSKWLHENLTDMDAKVKAMIKLIEEDADSFARRAEMYYKKRPELMKLVEEFYRAYRALAERYDHVTGELRHAHKAMAEAFPNHIPFLLAEDSPSKGSTLEAEPHTPEMLQQIRAMPEADDFHKNSSSWIHALQMIGTYPGESDTGSSERGLKQLNEIIGEGEDTSKNSRLMDGGLVRGLSDIGDRFHNEVSKISSENLNLKAKLLSETERAGKAETEVQSLKEALADMQAKKESLLLQYQQCLEKLSAAESELLQAQKDSMTIIEQASNAETELQVLKDSLSKVKAERDSELAKSKRYLLMISNLESDISQVQENMKDQNERAVKAESESQHLRNEISKLESENEVCLCQYRQCLEKVSDLEKKILLAEEHARLLKDRADGAEAEIKRLKEALLELNKEKELSDSQCKDCLEKISKLESQLYSAQEEVKRLNGEILVEAARLKNAEDKCLVLEMSNQSLRVEAENLAKKILMKDQELSEKLMELEKLQTDLQHECLSHAQIEASLQILQNLHSQSQAEQQALALELKNGLQVLKDLETCKGGLEDELQQVKVENHSLNELKMSSTTTIKNLENEILNLRSMKERLEEEVAQQMEKSNSLQQEISCLKEEICRLNNSYQALVEQVRSVGLDPECFVSSIRSLQEENSMLRKTYENDSTEKEVLRRKLENMEEFLNKKAGLESSLSDVNRELQGSHEQVKALQESCQTLQIEKSALVAEKASLLSQLQMVTENMQKLLEKNAVLESSLFGAKVELEGLREKSKGLEEICQLLKTEKSNLLAERSNLAFQLQNVERRVECLEKRCTGLEERHALLERQKEAMHSQVEELRVSIHTEKHERASLALKSETRMTTLENHIHILQEESKWKKKEYEEELEKVTRAHFEIFVLQKFIKDMEEKNHSLVNECQKHVEASKLADKLISELENENLEQQVEAELLLDEIGRLRVGIYQVFKALETSSGCISEAKIENEQIFLHHIFGSIEDMKCSLTKYEDYNQQLFVENSVLLTLLAELKSDGMELEVQKRFMEQELRITAEKLVMVQNDKCKLLEMNRQLESELIKGNEESAMLEAEVENLCVKHVDLKRDYLELEDDYSQLLDQNKSLMEKISEIGKEKWIVEQENDAILLETLDLINLSTIFRSFSNEKSTEVKSSIAVAQSLRGVISDFEKEVGILRGKLQMKEAENLILQESIQRVEMELLEVKKYNDGLKMEVSSEKEIVRQKETELLEVEQKLEAAENLNSELYSNLEELKCHSQQSGHIKESLERQVIELTEDNEIQNKEIGFLKEVNSSLVGKLDKLCAEIGEQQVREEHLSSELQDKNQEFELWEAEAAAFYFDLQISSINEVFLENKIHEVSEVCGSLMDQNASKSLEIEEMKEKIDSMEGEIGELKIQVQAYSPVIASLKEDIASLENSALLQSKLNVSDVEEPKAMEVEVHPNENSCDKQLESSSEKLMDHQSAMINGVLDLQQLRTRIKAVEKVVVEQMKKPVMKSKAGQNSIRCEIEALKSQHSLDREKYKRRERKGSKGSRDECMDNVNSQKTKPKSCEIRSGTMMKDIPLDHVSDGSPQKYRRRGTTGSYRIDDQMLELWETAAGCSPIQTVRGSKKPPLVHDPREGNAIYNQLSTEWKNKHPPTDLEVEKELGVDKLELPMTVSEPNQGINNRRILERLTSDAEKLMSIQVTVDNLRRRLETNRKGRKSKSVDFDTVKEQLQEVEETVVQLVNLNSQLMKNTEEEGSFSNANASAEMKEVSNVWHRRVVEQARKGSEKIGRLQTEVQKIQYVLLKLEDEKKNKARSRFSKTKTGIVLKDFIYIGRRDGEKRKKKAQLCGCFRPSSSGSGSGRGSVSHM; encoded by the exons ATGGCATCTTTGCTTCACTCTGAATCGAGGCGGTTGTATTCTTGGTGGTGGGATAGCCACGTCCCAAAGAACTCGAAATGGCTTCATGAAAACCTCACCG ATATGGATGCTAAAGTAAAGGCAATGATCAAGCTGATTGAAGAAGATGCGGATTCGTTTGCACGGAGAGCTGAAATGTATTATAAAAAACGACCGGAGCTGATGAAATTGGTTGAGGAGTTCTATCGAGCATACCGCGCATTAGCTGAAAGATATGATCATGTAACAGGTGAGCTCCGGCATGCACACAAAGCGATGGCGGAGGCTttccccaaccatatccctttTCTTCTGGCTGAAGATTCACCTTCAAAAGGTTCAACACTCGAGGCAGAACCACACACTCCGGAAATGCTGCAACAGATCCGTGCAATGCCCGAAGCAGATGACTTTCATAAGAATTCCTCGTCCTGGATACATGCTTTACAGATGATTGGTACATATCCTGGTGAATCTGATACTGGATCCAGCGAGAGAGGTTTGAAACAGTTAAACGAGATTATCGGGGAAGGAGAAGATACTTCAAAAAATTCAAGATTAATGGATGGAGGGCTAGTAAGAGGCCTCTCCGATATAGGAGATAGATTTCATAATGAAGTGTCGAAAATCTCAAGTGAAAATCTAAATCTCAAGGCCAAGCTTCTCTCCGAGACTGAGCGTGCGGGGAAAGCAGAAACGGAAGTTCAGAGCTTGAAGGAAGCACTTGCTGATATGCAGGCAAAGAAGGAATCTCTCCTCCTTCAGTATCAGCAGTGCCTCGAAAAATTATCAGCTGCAGAGTCGGAGCTACTTCAGGCGCAGAAGGATTCCATGACGATCATTGAACAAGCAAGCAATGCCGAAACCGAACTTCAGGTTTTGAAGGACTCCCTTAGTAAGGTTAAGGCTGAAAGAGATTCTGAACTGGCCAAAAGCAAGCGATATCTACTAATGATATCTAATCTTGAGAGTGATATCTCTCAAGTACAGGAGAATATGAAAGACCAAAATGAACGAGCAGTTAAGGCAGAAAGTGAATCTCAACATCTAAGAAATGAGATCAGCAAATTGGAGTCTGAAAATGAAGTCTGTCTTTGCCAGTACAGACAATGTCTGGAAAAGGTTTCCGATCTGGAAAAGAAAATCTTGTTGGCGGAGGAGCATGCCAGACTGCTTAAGGATCGAGCTGATGGTGCTGAAGCTGAGATCAAGAGACTGAAAGAGGCTCTTCTGGAACTAAACAAGGAGAAAGAACTGTCGGATTCTCAGTGTAAAGACTGCCTAGAAAAAATATCCAAGCTCGAGAGTCAGCTCTACAGTGCCCAGGAGGAAGTCAAGCGCCTAAATGGCGAGATTCTTGTTGAAGCTGCAAGACTTAAAAATGCCGAAGATAAGTGTCTTGTATTGGAGATGTCAAATCAATCGTTGCGTGTAGAGGCGGAAAATTTGGCAAAGAAGATTCTAATGAAAGACCAGGAACTTTCTGAGAAGCTTATGGAGCTGGAGAAACTTCAGACTGACTTACAACATGAATGCCTAAGTCATGCACAAATTGAAGCTTCTCTCCAGATTTTGCAGAATTTGCACTCCCAATCTCAAGCAGAGCAGCAAGCTCTGGCATTGGAGCTGAAAAATGGTCTTCAAGTGCTGAAGGACTTGGAAACTTGTAAAGGTGGTTTGGAGGATGAACTTCAGCAGGTGAAGGTTGAAAACCACAGTTTGAATGAACTGAAAATGTCTTCAACTACTACGATAAAAAATCTGGAAAATGAAATCCTTAACTTGAGGAGTATGAAAGAGAGGCTTGAAGAGGAGGTTGCACAACAAATGGAGAAAAGTAATTCCCTTCAGCAAGAGATTTCCTGTCTCAAGGAGGAAATTTGTCGCCTTAACAACAGTTACCAGGCTTTAGTTGAGCAGGTGAGGTCAGTCGGTCTGGACCCAGAGTGTTTTGTTTCTTCAATAAGGAGCTTGCAGGAAGAAAACTCGATGCTGAGAAAAACCTATGAGAATGATAGCACCGAGAAAGAAGTTCTTCGCAGGAAGTTGGAGAATATGGAGGAATTTTTGAATAAGAAAGCTGGTTTGGAGAGCTCTCTTTCTGATGTGAATAGAGAGTTGCAGGGATCGCATGAGCAGGTGAAGGCATTGCAAGAATCTTGCCAAACTCTCCAGATCGAAAAATCTGCTCTTGTTGCCGAAAAAGCTTCTTTGCTGTCTCAACTGCAAATGGTAACTGAGAACATGCAGAAACTCCTAGAGAAAAATGCAGTTCTTGAAAGCTCACTTTTTGGTGCAAAAGTTGAACTTGAAGGTCTCAGGGAAAAATCAAAGGGTTTAGAGGAAATCTGCCAATTGTTAAAAACTGAGAAGTCCAATCTTCTTGCTGAAAGGAGCAACCTAGCTTTTCAGTTGCAAAATGTTGAACGGCGAGTAGAATGCCTTGAGAAAAGATGTACTGGGCTGGAAGAAAGACATGCTTTGCTAGAGAGGCAAAAAGAAGCCATGCATTCACAGGTAGAAGAACTAAGAGTCTCAATTCATACTGAAAAACATGAACGTGCAAGTCTTGCACTAAAGAGTGAGACTCGTATGACTACCCTGGAAAACCATATTCATATCCTACAAGAAGAAAGTAAgtggaaaaagaaagaatatgaAGAAGAGCTTGAAAAAGTAACAAGAGCCCATTTTGAGATTTTTGTCCTGCAGAAATTCATAAAAGACATGGAAGAGAAAAATCACTCTCTGGTGAATGAATGTCAGAAACATGTTGAGGcctcaaaattggctgataaacTGATTTCTGAGTTAGAGAACGAAAATCTTGAGCAGCAGGTTGAAGCGGAACTCTTATTAGATGAAATTGGAAGGCTGAGGGTAGGGATATATCAAGTTTTCAAGGCTCTGGAAACTAGTTCTGGATGCATCTCTGAAgccaaaattgaaaatgaacaGATCTTTTTGCATCATATTTTTGGCAGCATTGAGGATATGAAATGCTCCCTCACAAAGTATGAGGATTATAATCAGCAGCTGTTTGTTGAAAACTCAGTTCTGCTAACTCTCCTGGCAGAACTGAAATCAGATGGAATGGAATTGGAGGTGCAGAAGAGATTTATGGAGCAGGAGCTCAGAATAACAGCAGAGAAGCTTGTTATGGTGCAAAATGACAAGTGCAAACTTCTGGAGATGAACAGGCAATTAGAAtcagaactgataaagggaaatGAAGAAAGTGCCATGCTTGAAGCTGAGGTGGAGAATCTCTGTGTTAAACATGTCGACTTGAAGAGAGATTACCTTGAATTAGAGGATGATTATTCTCAATTACTAGACCAGAATAAATCTTTGATGGAAAAGATCTCAGAGATTGGCAAAGAGAAGTGGATTGTGGAGCAGGAAAATGATGCAATTCTTCTAGAGACACTAGATCTCATTAACCTTTCCACAATATTCAGGAGTTTTAGTAATGAGAAATCTACAGAGGTGAAATCATCTATTGCAGTTGCACAAAGTTTGCGGGGTGTAATCAGTGACTTCGAAAAAGAGGTTGGAATTTTGAGGGGGAAGCTGCAAATGAAAGAAGCAGAAAACTTAATCCTACAGGAATCGATTCAAAGGGTGGAGATGGAGCTGCTAGAAGTTAAAAAATACAATGACGGTTTGAAAATGGAagtttcaagtgaaaaagaaattgtGAGGCAGAAGGAAACAGAGCTTTTGGAAGTAGAGCAGAAACTTGAGGCTGCAGAGAACTTGAACTCTGAATTGTATAGCAATCTGGAAGAACTAAAATGCCATTCTCAACAATCTGGACACATAAAGGAAAGTCTGGAGAGGCAGGTAATTGAACTAACGGAAGATAATGAAATTCAGAACAAGGAAATCGGGTTCCTTAAAGAAGTGAACTCAAGCTTAGTGGGCAAACTGGATAAGCTGTGTGCAGAAATTGGGGAACAACAAGTTCGAGAAGAGCATCTCAGTTCTGAGCTGCAAGATAAAAACCAGGAGTTTGAACTTTGGGAAGCAGAGGCAGCAGCATTTTACTTTGATCTCCAGATCTCTTCCATCAATGAAGTTTTTCTTGAAAATAAGATTCATGAGGTTTCTGAAGTATGTGGAAGTCTAATGGACCAAAATGCTTCCAAAAGTTTGGAGattgaagaaatgaaagaaaaaattgattcGATGGAGGGTGAGATTGGAGAATTGAAAATCCAAGTACAGGCATATTCTCCTGTAATAGCTTCTCTCAAAGAAGACATAGCATCCCTTGAAAATAGTGCTTTGCTTCAGTCAAAACTCAATGTATCTGATGTTGAGGAGCCAAAG GCTATGGAAGTTGAGGTTCATCCGAATGAAAATAGCTGTGACAAACAATTGGAAAGTAGCTCTGAGAAGCTGATGGATCATCAATCTGCCATGATAAATGGGGTCCTAGATTTGCAGCAATTACGCACTAGGATTAAAGCTGTTGAAAAGGTGGTGGTGGAACAGATGAAGAAACCTGTCATGAAGAGTAAGGCGGGACAAAATAGTATAAGGTGTGAAATTGAGGCGTTAAAATCTCAGCACAGTTTGGACCGAGAAAAATACAAGCGTAGAGAAAGGAAGGGAAGTAAAGGAAGTAGGGATGAGTGTATGGATAACGTCAACTCACAGAAGACGAAGCCCAAATCTTGTGAAATCAGGAGTGGAACAATGATGAAAGACATACCACTCGATCATGTCTCCGATGGCTCACCGCAAAAATATCGCAGGAGAGGTACTACTGGTTCATACAGGATAGATGATCAGATGCTCGAGTTATGGGAAACTGCAGCGGGCTGCAGTCCTATTCAAACCGTGAGAGGGTCAAAGAAGCCACCGTTGGTACATGATCCAAGAGAGGGTAATGCGATCTACAATCAGCTAAGTACCGAGTGGAAGAACAAACATCCACCCACCGACCTAGAAGTGGAGAAGGAGCTGGGAGTTGATAAATTAGAGCTACCGATGACTGTTTCCGAGCCAAATCAAGGAATAAACAACAGAAGGATTCTGGAGCGACTCACGTCTGATGCTGAGAAATTGATGAGTATTCAGGTGACAGTAGATAACCTGAGAAGGAGATTGGAGACGAACCGAAAGGGGAGAAAATCCAAGAGTGTTGATTTTGATACGGTGAAGGAGCAGTTACAGGAAGTCGAGGAAACCGTTGTCCAGTTAGTGAATCTGAATAGTCAGTTGATGAAAAATACCGAAGAGGAGGGTTCCTTCTCCAATGCAAATGCTTCGGCTGAGATGAAGGAGGTCTCGAACGTGTGGCATAGGAGAGTTGTCGAGCAAGCAAGAAAAGGGTCCGAGAAGATTGGACGATTACAAACCGAGGTTCAGAAGATCCAATACGTATTGCTGAAACTGGAGGATGAAAAGAAGAACAAAGCCAGAAGCCGATTTTCCAAGACCAAAACGGGTATCGTTCTCAAGGACTTCATATACATTGGCAGAAGAGACGGTGAAAAGCGGAAGAAGAAGGCTCAACTCTGTGGATGTTTTAGACCCTCAAGCAGTGGCAGTGGGAGTGGCCGTGGCAGCGTAAGCCACATGTAA
- the LOC116015875 gene encoding protein NETWORKED 1A-like, with amino-acid sequence MASLLHSESRRLYSWWWDSHVPKNSKWLHENLTDMDAKVKAMIKLIEEDADSFARRAEMYYKKRPELMKLVEEFYRAYRALAERYDHVTGELRHAHKAMAEAFPNHIPFLLAEDSPSKGSTLEAEPHTPEMLQQIRAMPEADDFHKNSSSWIHALQMIGTYPGESDTGSSERGLKQLNEIIGEGEDTSKNSRLMDGGLVRGLSDIGDRFHNEVSKISSENLNLKAKLLSETERAGKAETEVQSLKEALADMQAKKESLLLQYQQCLEKLSAAESELLQAQKDSMTIIEQVQELKPLSS; translated from the exons ATGGCATCTTTGCTTCACTCTGAATCGAGGCGGTTGTATTCTTGGTGGTGGGATAGCCACGTCCCAAAGAACTCGAAATGGCTTCATGAAAACCTCACCG ATATGGATGCTAAAGTAAAGGCAATGATCAAGCTGATTGAAGAAGATGCGGATTCGTTTGCACGGAGAGCTGAAATGTATTATAAAAAACGACCGGAGCTGATGAAATTGGTTGAGGAGTTCTATCGAGCATACCGCGCATTAGCTGAAAGATATGATCATGTAACAGGTGAGCTCCGGCATGCACACAAAGCGATGGCGGAGGCTttccccaaccatatccctttTCTTCTGGCTGAAGATTCACCTTCAAAAGGTTCAACACTCGAGGCAGAACCACACACTCCGGAAATGCTGCAACAGATCCGTGCAATGCCCGAAGCAGATGACTTTCATAAGAATTCCTCGTCCTGGATACATGCTTTACAGATGATTGGTACATATCCTGGTGAATCTGATACTGGATCCAGCGAGAGAGGTTTGAAACAGTTAAACGAGATTATCGGGGAAGGAGAAGATACTTCAAAAAATTCAAGATTAATGGATGGAGGGCTAGTAAGAGGCCTCTCCGATATAGGAGATAGATTTCATAATGAAGTGTCGAAAATCTCAAGTGAAAATCTAAATCTCAAGGCCAAGCTTCTCTCCGAGACTGAGCGTGCGGGGAAAGCAGAAACGGAAGTTCAGAGCTTGAAGGAAGCACTTGCTGATATGCAGGCAAAGAAGGAATCTCTCCTCCTTCAGTATCAGCAGTGCCTCGAAAAATTATCAGCTGCAGAGTCGGAGCTACTTCAGGCGCAGAAGGATTCCATGACGATCATTGAACAA GTGCAGGAATTAAAGCCTCTCTCTAGTTGa